From one Paracoccus pantotrophus genomic stretch:
- the fdhA gene encoding formaldehyde dehydrogenase, glutathione-independent, whose translation MSSNRGVVYIGPGKVEVQDIADPKLQAPDERKIAHGVILKVVSTNICGSDQHMVRGRTTAEPGLILGHEITGEVIEKGADVEMLEIGDIVSVPFNVACGRCRCCREGDTGVCLTVNPARAGGAYGYVDMGGWIGGQARYVMVPYADFNLLKFPDRDRAMAKIRDLTMLSDILPTGFHGAWKAGVGVGSVVYVAGAGPVGLAAAASARILGAAVVMIGDFNKERLEHARKVGFEPVDLSKSDRLGDMIAEITGTPEVDSAIDAVGFEARGHSGGEQPAIVLNQMMQITRAAGQIGIPGLYVTEDPGAVDDAARHGSLSMRFGLGWAKAQSFHTGQTPVLKYNRQLMQAILHDRLPIADIVNATVIPLDQAVQGYESFDQGAAKKFVLDPHGMLAA comes from the coding sequence ATGAGCAGCAACAGAGGCGTGGTCTATATCGGCCCCGGCAAGGTCGAGGTGCAGGACATCGCCGACCCGAAGCTTCAGGCGCCGGACGAGCGCAAGATCGCGCATGGCGTGATCCTGAAGGTCGTCTCGACCAATATCTGCGGCTCGGACCAGCACATGGTGCGCGGCCGCACCACCGCCGAGCCCGGCCTGATCCTGGGCCATGAGATCACCGGCGAGGTGATCGAGAAGGGTGCCGATGTCGAGATGCTGGAGATCGGCGACATCGTCTCGGTGCCCTTCAACGTCGCCTGCGGCCGCTGCCGCTGCTGCCGCGAGGGCGATACCGGGGTCTGCCTGACGGTGAATCCGGCACGCGCCGGCGGTGCCTATGGCTATGTGGACATGGGCGGCTGGATCGGCGGGCAGGCGCGCTATGTCATGGTGCCCTATGCCGATTTCAACCTGCTGAAATTCCCCGACCGCGACCGGGCCATGGCGAAGATCCGCGACCTGACCATGCTGTCCGACATCCTGCCCACCGGCTTTCACGGCGCCTGGAAGGCGGGCGTGGGCGTCGGCTCGGTGGTCTATGTCGCGGGCGCCGGTCCCGTGGGTCTTGCCGCGGCGGCCTCGGCCCGCATCCTCGGCGCCGCGGTGGTGATGATCGGCGACTTCAACAAGGAGCGGCTGGAGCACGCCCGCAAGGTCGGCTTCGAGCCGGTGGACCTGTCGAAATCCGACCGGCTGGGCGACATGATCGCCGAGATCACCGGCACGCCCGAGGTCGATTCGGCCATCGACGCCGTGGGTTTCGAGGCGCGCGGCCATTCCGGCGGCGAGCAGCCGGCCATCGTGCTGAACCAGATGATGCAGATCACCCGCGCTGCCGGCCAGATCGGCATTCCCGGGCTATACGTGACCGAGGATCCGGGCGCGGTCGATGACGCCGCCAGGCATGGCAGCCTGTCGATGCGCTTCGGCCTGGGCTGGGCCAAGGCGCAGAGCTTCCATACCGGCCAGACCCCGGTGCTGAAATACAACCGCCAGCTGATGCAGGCCATCCTGCACGACCGTTTGCCCATCGCCGATATCGTCAATGCCACGGTCATCCCGCTGGATCAGGCGGTGCAGGGCTATGAAAGCTTCGACCAGGGCGCGGCGAAGAAATTCGTCCTCGATCCGCATGGCATGCTGGCGGCCTGA
- the hpbD gene encoding 4-hydroxyproline betaine 2-epimerase: MKIAEIHVYAHELPVEDGPYAIASSTVWSLQTTLVKIVADSGLAGWGETCPVGPTYAPSHALGARAALAEMAPGLIGADPLQPLVLRRRMDGLLCGHNYAKAAIDIAAHDLMGKHYGVRVADLLGGVAAERVPSYYATGIGQPDEIARIAAEKVAEGFPRLQIKIGGRPVEIDIETVRKVWERIRGTGTRLAVDGNRSLPARDALRLSRECPEIPFVLEQPCNTLEEIAAIRGRVRHGIYLDESGEDLSTVIRAAGQGLCEGFGMKLTRIGGLHPMAAFRDICEARALPHSCDDAWGGDIIAAACTHIGATVQPRLNEGVWVAQPYIAQPYDEENGIRITGGHIGLPKGPGLGVIPEESLFSPPVASFS; the protein is encoded by the coding sequence ATGAAGATTGCCGAAATACACGTCTATGCCCATGAGCTGCCGGTCGAGGACGGGCCCTATGCCATCGCCAGCTCGACGGTCTGGTCCTTGCAGACCACGCTGGTCAAGATCGTCGCCGACAGCGGCTTGGCGGGCTGGGGCGAAACCTGCCCGGTCGGCCCGACCTATGCGCCCAGCCATGCGCTTGGCGCCCGCGCGGCGCTGGCCGAGATGGCGCCGGGCCTGATCGGCGCGGACCCGTTGCAGCCGCTGGTCCTGCGCCGCCGGATGGACGGGCTGCTTTGCGGGCACAATTACGCCAAGGCGGCCATCGACATCGCCGCCCATGACCTGATGGGCAAGCATTACGGGGTGCGGGTGGCGGACCTCTTGGGCGGCGTCGCGGCCGAGCGCGTGCCCTCCTATTACGCCACCGGCATCGGCCAGCCGGACGAGATTGCCCGCATCGCCGCCGAAAAGGTCGCCGAGGGCTTCCCGCGCCTGCAGATCAAGATCGGCGGCCGGCCGGTAGAGATCGACATCGAGACCGTCCGCAAGGTCTGGGAGCGCATCCGCGGCACCGGCACGCGGCTGGCGGTGGACGGCAACCGCAGCCTGCCGGCCCGCGACGCGCTGCGACTAAGCCGCGAATGCCCCGAGATCCCCTTCGTGCTGGAACAGCCCTGCAACACGCTGGAGGAGATCGCCGCCATCCGCGGCCGCGTCCGGCACGGCATCTACCTGGACGAAAGCGGCGAGGATCTGTCCACCGTGATCCGCGCCGCCGGCCAGGGGCTCTGCGAGGGGTTCGGCATGAAGCTGACCCGAATCGGCGGCTTGCACCCCATGGCGGCGTTCCGCGACATCTGCGAGGCCCGCGCCCTGCCCCATAGCTGCGACGACGCCTGGGGCGGCGACATCATCGCCGCCGCCTGCACCCATATCGGCGCCACCGTCCAGCCGCGGCTGAACGAGGGCGTCTGGGTCGCCCAGCCCTATATCGCGCAACCCTATGACGAGGAGAACGGCATCCGCATCACGGGCGGCCATATCGGCCTGCCCAAGGGTCCGGGCCTCGGCGTCATTCCCGAAGAAAGCCTGTTCAGCCCGCCGGTTGCGTCGTTTTCCTGA
- a CDS encoding hybrid-cluster NAD(P)-dependent oxidoreductase has product MNAPTKPTLAFWTDAEELECVSFLREAPDVMTFCFRSPSGALFSFEPGQFLTLELPLPRGPLHRTYTISSSPSRPTSLTVTVKAQKASIGTRWMFDHLRPGMRIKARGPAGKFSMMQDPAEKYLFISAGSGITPMMSMTTFLYDSGRDPDIVFVNCARRPSEIIFREGLEYMATRVAGIDLKWIVEEPDPYRPWTGYRGMFNQLMLGLIAPDYLERDVYCCGPEPFMQAVRDILHGLGYDMARYHQESFGGPPAEAETVPEDVVPQEDALAEVRFSASGKTARAAETETILATARAAGIPIPSGCGMGICGTCQVLKLSGQVHMVHNGGITDEDVEAGYILACCSRPIGDVTIDL; this is encoded by the coding sequence ATGAACGCGCCGACGAAACCGACGCTGGCCTTCTGGACCGACGCCGAAGAGCTGGAATGCGTATCGTTCCTGCGCGAGGCGCCGGATGTGATGACCTTCTGCTTTCGCAGCCCATCCGGCGCGCTGTTCAGCTTCGAGCCGGGGCAGTTCCTGACCCTGGAGCTGCCCCTGCCCAGGGGGCCGCTGCATCGCACCTACACGATCTCGTCCTCGCCCTCGCGGCCGACCTCGCTGACGGTGACGGTCAAGGCGCAGAAGGCGTCCATCGGCACGCGCTGGATGTTCGACCACCTGCGGCCCGGCATGCGGATCAAGGCCAGGGGACCGGCGGGCAAGTTCTCGATGATGCAGGATCCGGCCGAGAAATACCTGTTCATCTCGGCCGGCTCGGGCATCACGCCGATGATGTCGATGACCACCTTCCTTTACGATTCCGGGCGCGACCCCGACATCGTCTTCGTCAACTGCGCCCGCCGCCCCTCCGAGATCATCTTCCGCGAGGGGCTGGAATACATGGCGACGCGCGTCGCCGGCATCGACCTGAAATGGATCGTCGAGGAACCCGACCCCTATCGGCCCTGGACTGGCTATCGCGGCATGTTCAACCAGCTGATGCTGGGCCTGATCGCGCCAGACTACCTGGAGCGCGACGTCTATTGCTGCGGCCCCGAGCCCTTCATGCAGGCGGTGCGCGATATCCTGCACGGGCTGGGCTACGACATGGCCCGCTATCACCAGGAAAGCTTCGGCGGCCCGCCGGCCGAGGCCGAGACGGTGCCCGAGGACGTGGTGCCGCAGGAGGATGCGCTGGCCGAGGTCCGCTTTTCCGCCTCGGGCAAGACCGCGCGGGCGGCCGAGACCGAGACCATCCTGGCCACGGCGCGGGCGGCGGGCATCCCCATCCCCTCGGGCTGCGGCATGGGCATCTGCGGCACCTGCCAGGTGCTCAAGCTCTCGGGCCAGGTCCACATGGTCCACAATGGCGGCATCACCGACGAGGATGTCGAGGCGGGCTATATCCTGGCCTGCTGCTCGCGGCCCATCGGCGATGTCACCATCGACCTGTGA
- a CDS encoding aromatic ring-hydroxylating oxygenase subunit alpha, whose product MSATNTNLHDLLARRVPGHALEQPFYTSPEIYQQDLEHIFYREWLYAIPACQLVKPGSYATLRIGAYNIVIVKGRDGEIRAFHNSCRHRGSIVCKAREGQVAKLVCPYHQWTYDLDGKLIWANSMGPDFDPTQHGLRGVALRNLKGLIYICLSDNPPDFEDFARQAEPYLAVHDLQDAKVAYSSSIIEKGNWKLVWENNRECYHCSGNHPALCRSFPLDPEVAGVSADGSISARLQAHFDACASVGAPAQFLLGGDGQFRLARMPLQETAVSYTMDGKAAVARQLGRVAKSDAGSLLVFHYPSTWNHFLPDHSLTFRVTPISPTETEVTTTWLVHKDAVEGVDYDLKRLTEVWIATNDEDREIVETNQEGIFSPAYVPGPYSPDWESGVIQFIDWYAAWMERSLAPSRMAAE is encoded by the coding sequence ATGTCCGCCACCAACACGAATCTGCATGACCTGCTTGCCCGCCGTGTGCCCGGACACGCGCTGGAACAGCCCTTCTATACCTCGCCCGAGATCTATCAGCAGGATCTGGAGCATATCTTCTACCGCGAATGGCTCTATGCCATCCCGGCCTGCCAGCTGGTCAAGCCCGGCAGCTACGCGACGCTGCGGATCGGCGCCTACAACATCGTCATCGTCAAGGGCCGCGACGGGGAAATCCGCGCCTTCCACAACTCCTGCCGGCATCGCGGCTCGATCGTCTGCAAGGCGCGCGAGGGCCAGGTGGCCAAGCTGGTCTGTCCCTATCACCAATGGACCTATGACCTGGACGGCAAGCTGATCTGGGCCAACAGCATGGGGCCCGACTTCGACCCGACGCAGCACGGGCTGCGCGGGGTGGCGCTGCGCAACCTCAAGGGGCTGATCTATATCTGCCTGTCGGACAACCCCCCGGATTTCGAGGATTTCGCCCGCCAGGCCGAGCCTTATCTGGCAGTCCATGACCTTCAGGACGCCAAGGTCGCCTACAGCTCCTCGATCATCGAGAAGGGCAACTGGAAGCTCGTCTGGGAAAACAACCGCGAATGCTATCATTGCAGCGGCAACCACCCGGCGCTGTGCCGGTCCTTCCCGCTGGACCCCGAGGTGGCGGGCGTGTCGGCCGACGGCTCGATCTCGGCCCGGTTGCAGGCGCATTTCGACGCCTGCGCCTCGGTGGGCGCCCCGGCGCAGTTCCTGCTGGGCGGCGACGGCCAGTTCCGGCTGGCGCGGATGCCGCTGCAGGAAACCGCCGTCAGCTACACGATGGACGGCAAGGCGGCGGTGGCGCGGCAGCTGGGTCGCGTGGCCAAGTCTGACGCCGGCTCGCTGCTGGTGTTCCACTATCCCTCGACCTGGAACCACTTCCTGCCCGACCATTCGCTGACCTTCCGCGTCACCCCGATCAGCCCGACCGAGACCGAGGTGACGACGACCTGGCTGGTGCACAAGGACGCGGTCGAGGGCGTGGATTACGACCTCAAGCGCTTGACCGAGGTCTGGATCGCCACCAATGACGAGGATCGCGAGATCGTCGAGACCAACCAGGAAGGTATCTTCTCGCCTGCCTATGTTCCCGGCCCCTATTCGCCCGACTGGGAAAGCGGCGTGATCCAGTTCATCGACTGGTATGCCGCATGGATGGAACGTAGCCTCGCCCCCAGCCGCATGGCGGCCGAGTGA
- a CDS encoding LysR substrate-binding domain-containing protein has product MRRPYDLASITALMCFEAAARKMSFKEAARETNVTPAAISHQIKALEQDLGCALFIRRHRGVELTEKGAFLLVALQRGFETISDCVTQLRASPEAVDVTIRATTAVSALWLTPKIGAFWKDHPGITVSQIISDVPGSGGRHDLSIRYAIPQDTGEEWRPLFHDRILALGTERFRQEHGIRSAADLMSAPLIHMRSEENDWTGWTEWFAALGLSVPRGRSLHVNNHMIALQAAEDDVGAVLGWDGLLGNLLEQGRLVQLVPESIPSPAGFYLTIHPRASAKARLFADWLAEG; this is encoded by the coding sequence TTGCGCAGACCCTACGACCTTGCCTCGATCACCGCCCTGATGTGTTTCGAGGCCGCGGCCCGCAAGATGAGCTTCAAGGAAGCCGCAAGGGAGACTAACGTCACCCCCGCCGCGATCAGCCACCAGATCAAGGCGCTGGAGCAGGATCTGGGCTGTGCGCTGTTCATCCGCCGGCATCGCGGGGTGGAACTGACCGAGAAGGGCGCCTTCCTGCTGGTCGCCCTGCAGCGCGGCTTCGAGACCATCTCGGATTGCGTCACGCAGTTGCGCGCAAGCCCCGAGGCGGTCGATGTCACCATCCGCGCCACGACCGCGGTCAGCGCGCTGTGGCTGACCCCCAAGATCGGCGCGTTCTGGAAGGATCATCCGGGCATCACCGTTTCGCAGATCATCAGTGACGTGCCGGGCTCGGGCGGCCGGCACGACCTGAGCATCCGCTATGCCATTCCCCAGGACACCGGCGAGGAATGGCGGCCACTGTTCCATGACCGGATCCTTGCCCTGGGAACCGAGCGCTTTCGCCAAGAACACGGCATTCGCAGCGCCGCCGACCTGATGTCTGCCCCGCTGATCCACATGCGCAGCGAGGAGAACGACTGGACCGGCTGGACGGAATGGTTCGCCGCCCTGGGCCTTTCCGTGCCAAGGGGGCGCAGCCTGCATGTGAACAACCACATGATCGCCCTGCAGGCGGCCGAGGACGATGTCGGCGCGGTGCTGGGCTGGGACGGGCTGCTTGGAAACCTGCTGGAACAGGGCCGGCTGGTCCAGCTGGTGCCGGAAAGCATCCCTTCTCCGGCCGGCTTCTACCTGACGATCCACCCCCGCGCCTCGGCGAAAGCCCGGCTGTTCGCGGATTGGCTGGCCGAGGGCTGA
- a CDS encoding FAD-dependent oxidoreductase — protein MTRPALTSLDQTEYDVIVIGAGAVGCASARQLAGRGFRTLLVDRGDIGAGTSSRSSRMLYSGLGYLAARYPLWQMPFRPADMIRRLLYTRDVMRCRAELVRDMPGHLTKHRFHYPFRQGDRYPPWLVDLGFRLVEALDGWQVPLSYRRLPPAKAAGESAMAAALGGPLRGVGVFEEYMYAWPERICVDTALDAERRGATLRTYAEVTAIAREGEAWLVTLDERAPDMQGRAQIRARIVVNAAGPWIDRVPGGGSGKRRVIGVKGVNVMLRLPEAFRGQGLEAFSRKGEPYYVFPWRDFHFIGPTETEVTADPDDIRVEDAEIDYILAEANHLFPDLQLTRADVLHCWCGVRPTSTRDGRVTSLPVEVAEDPAMPGLLAVTGSTIMLHRHAARKVARSVERRLGRRGPEPAGVIPAPETKDQGIGQMAACEHVVRLADLIRRRLPDGLEPDLGRGRAEALSRIAAASLGWSEARRQDELRHFEEDTARVYRQL, from the coding sequence GTGACCCGCCCTGCCCTTACCAGCCTCGACCAGACCGAATACGACGTGATCGTCATCGGCGCCGGCGCGGTCGGCTGCGCCAGCGCCCGGCAACTGGCGGGGCGCGGCTTTCGCACGCTGCTGGTCGACCGCGGCGATATCGGCGCCGGCACCTCGTCGCGCTCCAGCCGCATGCTCTATTCCGGGCTCGGCTATCTCGCCGCGCGCTATCCGCTGTGGCAGATGCCCTTTCGGCCCGCCGACATGATCCGGCGGCTGCTCTACACCCGCGACGTGATGCGCTGCCGGGCCGAACTGGTGCGCGACATGCCCGGGCACCTGACCAAGCACCGCTTCCATTATCCGTTCCGCCAGGGCGATCGCTATCCGCCATGGCTGGTCGATCTGGGCTTTCGGCTGGTCGAGGCGCTGGACGGATGGCAGGTGCCCTTGTCCTATCGCCGCCTCCCGCCTGCGAAAGCCGCCGGCGAAAGCGCCATGGCCGCGGCCCTGGGTGGCCCGCTGCGCGGCGTGGGCGTGTTCGAGGAATACATGTATGCCTGGCCCGAGCGCATCTGCGTCGATACCGCGCTGGATGCCGAGCGGCGCGGCGCCACTCTCCGCACCTATGCCGAGGTGACGGCCATCGCGCGCGAGGGCGAGGCTTGGCTGGTCACGCTGGACGAGCGCGCCCCCGATATGCAGGGCCGGGCGCAGATCCGCGCCCGCATCGTGGTGAACGCCGCCGGTCCCTGGATCGACCGGGTGCCGGGCGGCGGCTCGGGCAAGCGGCGGGTGATCGGCGTCAAGGGCGTCAATGTCATGCTGCGCCTGCCCGAGGCATTCCGCGGCCAGGGCCTGGAAGCCTTTTCCCGCAAGGGCGAGCCCTATTACGTCTTTCCCTGGCGCGATTTTCACTTCATCGGCCCGACCGAGACCGAGGTCACCGCCGATCCCGACGACATCCGCGTCGAGGACGCCGAGATCGACTATATCCTGGCCGAGGCCAACCACCTGTTCCCCGACCTGCAACTGACGCGCGCGGATGTGCTGCATTGCTGGTGCGGGGTGCGGCCGACCTCGACCCGCGACGGCCGGGTGACCAGCCTGCCGGTCGAGGTGGCCGAGGATCCCGCGATGCCCGGCCTGCTGGCGGTCACCGGCTCGACCATCATGCTGCATCGCCATGCAGCGCGGAAGGTGGCGCGCAGCGTCGAAAGACGCCTGGGAAGGCGGGGACCGGAGCCCGCCGGCGTCATTCCGGCGCCCGAAACCAAGGACCAAGGCATCGGCCAGATGGCGGCCTGCGAACATGTCGTGCGCCTTGCCGACCTGATCCGCCGCCGCCTGCCGGACGGGCTGGAGCCCGACCTGGGCCGGGGCCGGGCCGAGGCGCTGTCGCGCATCGCCGCTGCCAGCCTCGGCTGGTCCGAGGCCCGCCGGCAGGACGAGTTGCGCCATTTCGAGGAAGATACGGCACGGGTCTATCGCCAGCTCTGA
- a CDS encoding pyrroline-5-carboxylate reductase family protein, giving the protein MRIGIIGATGWLGSALGAGLLSRGIVQPGDLALLNRSGPRPDYHGHADVVWARDVADLVAQSDVIVVSVRPEDWPELALRAEGRLILSLMAGVNARELARCGGRIVRVMPNAAAEIGASYSPFWSAEGVTDTDRDTVRHLLSAIGTTDELSSEAEIDLMTALPGSGAAYPALMAVAMAGFMRAQGVADAIAWRAAEAAVVGGARLLERRITEAPALVAAYRDYRGTTAAGLEAAEAAGFSRAVVAALEAATEKARRMAEGPA; this is encoded by the coding sequence ATGAGGATCGGTATCATCGGCGCCACCGGCTGGCTGGGCTCGGCGCTTGGCGCGGGGCTTTTGTCGCGCGGCATCGTCCAGCCGGGCGATCTGGCGCTCTTGAACCGCAGCGGGCCACGCCCCGATTATCACGGCCATGCCGATGTGGTCTGGGCGCGGGACGTGGCGGATCTCGTGGCGCAGAGCGACGTGATCGTGGTCTCGGTGCGGCCCGAGGACTGGCCGGAGCTGGCGCTGCGGGCCGAGGGGCGGCTGATCCTGTCCCTCATGGCCGGGGTGAATGCCCGCGAACTGGCCCGCTGCGGCGGCCGGATCGTGCGGGTCATGCCGAATGCCGCCGCCGAGATCGGCGCCTCCTATTCGCCCTTCTGGTCCGCCGAAGGGGTGACGGATACCGACCGTGACACTGTGCGGCACCTGCTCTCGGCCATCGGCACCACAGACGAGTTGTCGAGCGAGGCCGAAATCGACCTGATGACCGCCCTGCCCGGCTCGGGCGCCGCCTATCCGGCGCTGATGGCGGTGGCGATGGCCGGGTTCATGCGGGCGCAGGGCGTCGCGGACGCCATCGCCTGGCGCGCGGCCGAGGCGGCGGTGGTCGGCGGCGCGCGGCTGCTGGAGAGGCGGATCACCGAGGCCCCTGCCCTGGTCGCCGCCTATCGCGACTATCGCGGCACCACCGCCGCCGGCCTCGAGGCCGCCGAGGCGGCAGGCTTCAGCCGCGCCGTCGTCGCGGCGCTGGAGGCGGCGACCGAGAAGGCGCGGCGCATGGCGGAGGGTCCGGCGTGA
- a CDS encoding quaternary amine ABC transporter ATP-binding protein, whose amino-acid sequence MTDPIGIEIKNLYKIFGADPQAHVAAVRAGMTKAELQARHGHVLGLSDINISIAPGSIQVIMGLSGSGKSTLIRHINRLIEPTAGEIVIEGRNVVGMSRDELRAFRRHKTAMVFQKFGLLPHRTVLDNAAYGLEVQGMAEAERYRTAMRWIERVGLAGFEKSYPSQLSGGMQQRVGLARALANDAPILLMDEAYSALDPLIRYDMQTVLLDLQQEVKKTIVFITHDLDEALRIGDRIALLRDGSVIQQGTAQDIVLRPADDYVANFVQHVDRGKVLKVGAVMLAQHGFDALPEAAIAPEASIAEALQHMAASRLQALRVQTADGSTIGIIPFQEAINAYTGSAGAGA is encoded by the coding sequence ATGACTGATCCCATCGGCATCGAGATCAAGAACCTCTACAAGATCTTCGGCGCGGACCCCCAGGCCCATGTCGCGGCGGTGCGCGCCGGCATGACCAAGGCCGAGCTGCAGGCCCGCCACGGCCATGTGCTGGGGCTCAGCGACATCAACATCTCCATCGCGCCGGGCAGCATCCAGGTGATCATGGGCCTGTCGGGTTCCGGCAAGTCGACGCTGATCCGCCACATCAACCGGCTGATCGAGCCCACCGCCGGCGAGATCGTGATCGAGGGCCGCAACGTCGTCGGGATGTCCCGCGACGAGCTGCGCGCCTTCCGCCGCCACAAGACCGCGATGGTGTTCCAGAAATTCGGCCTGCTGCCGCATCGCACGGTGCTGGACAATGCCGCCTACGGGCTGGAGGTGCAGGGCATGGCGGAGGCCGAGCGCTATCGCACCGCCATGCGCTGGATCGAGCGGGTGGGCCTTGCCGGCTTCGAGAAGAGCTACCCGAGCCAGCTTTCGGGCGGCATGCAGCAGCGCGTGGGCCTGGCCCGCGCCCTGGCCAATGACGCGCCGATCCTCTTGATGGACGAGGCCTATTCGGCGCTGGACCCGCTGATCCGCTATGACATGCAGACGGTGCTGCTGGATTTGCAGCAGGAGGTGAAGAAGACCATCGTCTTCATCACCCACGACCTCGACGAGGCCTTGCGCATCGGCGACCGCATCGCGCTTTTGCGCGACGGCTCGGTGATCCAGCAGGGCACGGCGCAGGACATCGTGCTGCGCCCGGCCGACGATTACGTGGCCAATTTCGTCCAGCATGTCGACCGCGGCAAGGTGCTGAAGGTCGGCGCGGTGATGCTGGCCCAGCACGGTTTCGACGCCCTGCCCGAGGCCGCCATCGCCCCCGAGGCCAGCATCGCCGAGGCCCTCCAGCACATGGCCGCAAGCCGCCTGCAGGCCCTGCGCGTCCAGACCGCCGACGGAAGCACCATCGGCATCATACCCTTCCAGGAAGCCATCAACGCATATACCGGAAGTGCGGGGGCAGGCGCATGA
- a CDS encoding ABC transporter permease: MTWLTTFPQLKSTWLRDLQRLIDDGFRSFTRSYGDLIEGFFSPLQSLLIWFERLLLGTPWPVILLVVAGLAWGASRSLRVVIGSVATLVLIGLFGMWDDTMKTISMVLAATLLSIAVGLPLGILMARSQRVQRIISPILDIMQTMPSFVYLIPVVMLLGIGRVPGLIAVVIYAIPPMIRLTNLGIRQVDPEVLEAADAFGSSAWQKLVKAQLPLALPTIMAGINQTIMMALAMVVIASMIGVQGLGQPVLRAINNQYFTMGLFNGFAIVGIAILFDRISQAWGKRLQKHHEASHD, from the coding sequence ATGACCTGGCTCACCACATTTCCCCAATTGAAAAGCACCTGGCTGCGCGATCTCCAGCGGCTGATTGACGACGGTTTCCGCAGCTTCACGCGCAGCTACGGCGACCTGATCGAAGGCTTCTTCAGCCCGCTGCAGAGCCTGCTGATCTGGTTCGAACGGCTGCTTCTGGGCACGCCCTGGCCGGTGATCCTGCTGGTCGTGGCCGGCCTGGCCTGGGGCGCCAGCCGCAGCCTGCGCGTGGTGATCGGCTCGGTCGCCACCCTGGTGCTGATCGGCCTCTTCGGCATGTGGGACGACACCATGAAGACCATCTCCATGGTGCTGGCCGCCACGCTTTTGTCGATCGCCGTCGGCCTGCCGCTGGGCATCCTGATGGCGCGCTCGCAGCGGGTGCAGCGGATCATCAGCCCGATCCTCGACATCATGCAGACCATGCCCAGCTTCGTCTACCTGATCCCGGTGGTGATGCTGCTGGGCATCGGCCGGGTGCCGGGGCTGATCGCGGTGGTGATCTATGCCATCCCGCCGATGATCCGGCTGACCAACCTGGGCATCCGCCAGGTCGATCCCGAGGTGCTGGAGGCGGCCGACGCCTTCGGCTCCTCGGCCTGGCAGAAGCTGGTCAAGGCGCAGCTGCCGCTGGCGCTGCCCACCATCATGGCCGGCATCAACCAGACCATCATGATGGCGCTGGCCATGGTGGTGATCGCCTCGATGATCGGGGTGCAGGGGCTGGGCCAGCCGGTGCTGCGCGCCATCAACAACCAGTATTTCACCATGGGCCTGTTCAACGGCTTCGCCATCGTCGGCATCGCCATCCTGTTCGACCGTATCAGCCAGGCCTGGGGCAAGCGGCTGCAGAAACACCATGAGGCCAGCCATGACTGA
- a CDS encoding ABC transporter substrate-binding protein has protein sequence MRRPYFLGTAALPFLVLAGTASADCGSLTIASMNWQSAEVLASLDQFILNEGYGCDAEITIADTVPAITSLVEKGKPEVVPEGWVGLMPELFETGLAEGKIVSVGRALSDGGVQGWFIPKYIQDEHPEIRTAADVLAHPELFPAPEEPGKGAIYTGPAGWGGNIVTTQLAKAFGAEDKGFVLVDPGSAAGHDGAVARAYERRQGWVGYYWAPTALLGKYEMVQIDFGAPLDMEEWKRCTSVADCPDPKPNSWPVDEVLTLVAREFSETTDPAVMDYLSKRSWSNDTVNALMAWMTDNQATGEAGAQEFLRNNEETWTQWVSPDAAEKIRAAL, from the coding sequence ATGAGACGACCCTATTTCCTCGGCACAGCAGCCCTGCCCTTCCTGGTGCTGGCCGGCACCGCCTCGGCCGATTGCGGCAGCCTGACCATTGCCAGCATGAACTGGCAAAGCGCCGAGGTCCTGGCCAGCCTCGATCAGTTCATCCTGAACGAAGGCTATGGCTGCGACGCCGAGATCACCATTGCCGATACCGTCCCGGCCATCACCTCGCTGGTCGAAAAGGGAAAACCCGAAGTGGTTCCCGAAGGCTGGGTCGGGCTGATGCCGGAACTGTTCGAGACCGGGCTTGCCGAGGGCAAGATCGTTTCGGTCGGCAGGGCGCTGTCGGATGGCGGTGTCCAGGGCTGGTTCATCCCCAAATATATCCAGGACGAACATCCCGAGATCCGGACCGCCGCGGATGTCCTTGCCCATCCCGAACTTTTCCCCGCGCCGGAAGAGCCGGGCAAGGGCGCCATCTACACGGGGCCTGCGGGCTGGGGCGGCAATATCGTCACCACGCAGCTTGCCAAGGCCTTCGGCGCCGAGGACAAGGGGTTCGTGCTTGTCGATCCCGGTTCGGCGGCGGGCCATGACGGCGCGGTTGCGCGGGCTTACGAGCGCAGGCAGGGCTGGGTCGGCTATTACTGGGCACCCACGGCTTTGCTCGGCAAATACGAGATGGTGCAGATCGACTTCGGCGCCCCCCTGGACATGGAGGAGTGGAAACGCTGCACGTCGGTCGCCGATTGTCCCGATCCGAAACCCAATTCCTGGCCTGTGGACGAGGTTCTCACGCTGGTGGCCAGGGAGTTCTCGGAAACGACCGACCCAGCCGTCATGGACTACCTGTCGAAGCGCAGCTGGAGCAACGATACCGTCAACGCGCTGATGGCCTGGATGACCGACAATCAGGCCACCGGCGAGGCGGGCGCCCAGGAATTCCTGCGCAATAACGAAGAAACATGGACGCAATGGGTGAGCCCGGATGCGGCCGAGAAGATCAGAGCCGCGCTCTAG